One genomic segment of Oncorhynchus kisutch isolate 150728-3 linkage group LG15, Okis_V2, whole genome shotgun sequence includes these proteins:
- the LOC109886134 gene encoding ubiquitin-conjugating enzyme E2 D2, with protein sequence MALKRIHKELNDLARDPPAQCSAGPVGDDMFHWQATIMGPNDSPYQGGVFFLTIHFPTDYPFKPPKVAFTTRIYHPNINSNGSICLDILRSQWSPALTISKVLLSICSLLCDPNPDDPLVPEIARIYKTDREKYNRIAREWTQKYAM encoded by the exons ATGGCTCTTAAAAGAATTCACAAG GAGTTGAATGACTTGGCACGGGACCCACCTGCCCAGTGTTCTGCAGGACCAGTAGGAGATGACA TGTTTCACTGGCAAGCCACAATAATGGGACCT AACGACAGTCCTTATCAGGGTGGGGTATTCTTCCTGACCATTCACTTTCCCACAGACTACCCCTTCAAACCGCCAAAG GTTGCGTTTACCACAAGAATCTACCACCCAAATATCAACAGCAACGGCAGCATCTGTCTCGACATCCTGCGATCACAGTGGTCTCCCGCCCTAACCATCTCCAAAG TTCTCCTGTCAATCTGCTCTCTGCTGTGCGACCCAAACCCGGACGACCCCTTAGTACCGGAGATTGCCCGCATCTACAAGACGGACAGGGAAAA GTACAACAGAATAGCTCGGGAATGGACACAGAAGTATGCAATGTAG
- the LOC109886133 gene encoding CXXC-type zinc finger protein 5-like — translation MADTLDMSGPSSPEQQRANRILSEPLRRSLKRSHPCSLSEYLNNTNRIAHHHSSSSSTDIRGFLHPTAAQHRPNQPRQPKPHRAPSSNIDLWDSPSGLHLAHAAELLMRAGALTLTPTPKDQGPLGGLGAGGNGEEVEGGSRVEGDSMGCVTDFLPLLGCSWFSLNPGLFALTAGGGGFLTGGGGSMGMAGVGEGVEGLRGESSSPGSGGGAGRRKRKRCGECVPCRRMGNCEECSACRNRKTGHQICKYRKCEQLKKKAATGLEVRGSGETHT, via the coding sequence ATGGCAGATACCCTGGACATGTCTGGCCCTTCCTCTCCGGAACAGCAGAGAGCCAATAGGATCCTCAGTGAGCCTCTAAGACGAAGCCTGAAGCGTTCTCATCCCTGCTCCCTCTCAGAGTATCTCAACAACACCAACAGAATAGCCCACCACCATAGTAGCTCCAGTAGTACAGATATCAGGGGCTTCCTCCACCCCACCGCAGCGCAGCATAGGCCCAACCAGCCCAGGCAGCCCAAGCCTCACCGGGCCCCCTCCTCCAACATAGACCTCTGGGATTCCCCCAGTGGGCTTCACCTGGCTCATGCTGCAGAGCTGCTGATGAGGGCTGGGGCCTTGACACTGACCCCCACACCCAAGGACCAGGGCCCTCTGGGcgggctgggggctggggggaatggggaggaggtggaaggtggGTCCAGGGTTGAAGGGGACAGCATGGGTTGTGTGACAGACTTCCTGCCACTGCTAGGCTGCTCCTGGTTCTCCTTGAACCCAGGCCTGTTTGCTCTGACAGCGGGAGGAGGGGGATTCCTGACTGGTGGTGGAGGGTCAATGGGAATGGCTGGCGTTGGGGAGGGTGTGGAGGGGTTGCGAGGCGAGAGCTCGTCCCCTGGCAGCGGGGGGGGAGctgggagaaggaagaggaagcGATGCGGGGAGTGTGTGCCATGTCGACGGATGGGGAACTGTGAAGAGTGCAGCGCCTGCCGCAACCGTAAGACCGGACACCAGATCTGCAAGTACAGGAAGTGTGAGCAGCTGAAGAAGAAGGCAGCCACTGGGTTAGAGGTGAGAGGAAGTGGAGAAACACACACCTAA